A DNA window from Luteolibacter luteus contains the following coding sequences:
- a CDS encoding phosphoribosylformylglycinamidine synthase: MNRIFVEKKSEFNAEARHLLHDLRESLDLESLAGIRIVQRYDIDGLSESEFEQAVRLILSEPQVDLTTKELSLGDNEQAFAVEYLPGQFDQRADSAAQCVQILTGKERPLVASAKVIIVSGNISSGDLTRIKGYVINAVDSHEARMTLPETLQPVVNAPADVAELSSFTSKSTEELAALRKQLGLAMSDADIAFCQAYFRDEEKRVPTITEIRMLDTYWSDHCRHTTFLTKIEEATFGDGAEPVKKAWETYLATRKDLGRDDKPVTLMDIALIGMRELKKSGELDNLEVSEEVNAASIVVPVSIDNGPDEEWLVMFKNETHNHPTEIEPFGGAATCLGGCIRDPLSGRSYVYQAMRVTGAGNPLTPFAETLPGKLPQKKICQIAAHGYSSYGNQIGLATGQVSEVYHPGYVAKRLEIGAVVAAAPRSQVFRGTPAAGDVILLIGGRTGRDGVGGATGSSKEHTDTALENSAEVQKGDAPTERKIQRLFRNPELTKKIKICNDFGAGGVSVAIGEIAPSLEIDLDAVPKKYEGLDGTELAISESQERMAVCIDPADAAYFIAESDKENLECVHVATVTDSGRLRMKWRGKTIVDLSRAFLDTNGVQQLAKVHVKSPEGIFQSAFNNPQSATKLLADLNHCSQKGLGERFDSSVGAGTVLWPFGGRHQLTQPDAMVAKLPLLQGNTDSCTYMSWGFNPYLSSWSPFHGAVYAVTESVCKAVAAGARLSDIRLTLQEYFPKLGTDASRWGLPFAALLGAFHAQHGLRLAAIGGKDSMSGSFNDLDVPPTLVSFALAPGKASLAISPEFKKAGSTLSLVKISRDDDQLPNYEELRQVAETLHQLNVEGKILSMKALGSGGLMHGVATSSFGNRIGATITADLGAYAERYFHFLVEHDAELPESLVARVIGETVAEPAITFPDESHGIEELQAAWLGTLEPIYPTKEDSSVASTPHLSLAASFSATSHRGAATKHAKPKVLIPAFPGTNSEYDSAKAFNEAGALSEIQVFRNLTPRHLEESLDAFAAKIRESQILMFPGGFSAGDEPDGSAKFIATVIRNPKVADAIMDLIKNRDGLILGICNGFQALIKTGLVPYGEIRDPHADAPTLTFNDIGRHVSCYVTTRIASTMSPWMAGMEVGDLHSVPVSHGEGKFLASPAVIAELAAKGQIATQYVDTDGVFSMEIDTNPNGSLFAIEGITSPCGKVFGKMAHTERSGTLVGKNIPGEKRQPIFAAGVKWFA, translated from the coding sequence ATGAACCGTATTTTCGTTGAGAAGAAGTCCGAATTCAACGCCGAGGCCCGCCACCTCCTGCATGATCTCCGCGAGTCGCTCGACCTAGAATCGCTCGCAGGTATCCGGATCGTCCAGCGCTATGATATCGACGGGCTTTCCGAGTCGGAGTTCGAGCAGGCAGTCCGCCTGATCCTCTCCGAGCCACAGGTGGATCTGACGACGAAGGAGCTGTCGCTGGGCGACAACGAGCAGGCCTTCGCCGTGGAATACCTGCCCGGCCAATTCGACCAGCGCGCCGATTCCGCTGCACAATGCGTGCAGATCCTCACCGGAAAGGAGCGCCCGCTGGTGGCCTCCGCCAAGGTGATCATCGTAAGCGGCAACATTTCCAGTGGCGATCTCACTCGGATCAAGGGCTACGTCATCAACGCGGTGGACTCCCACGAGGCCCGCATGACCCTGCCGGAAACCCTGCAACCGGTCGTCAACGCACCGGCCGACGTCGCGGAACTCAGCAGCTTCACCTCGAAGTCCACGGAAGAGCTCGCAGCGCTGCGCAAGCAACTCGGCCTTGCGATGTCCGATGCCGATATCGCTTTCTGCCAAGCTTACTTCCGCGACGAAGAAAAGCGCGTCCCGACCATCACGGAGATCCGGATGCTGGACACCTACTGGTCCGACCACTGCCGCCATACGACCTTCCTCACGAAGATCGAGGAAGCGACCTTCGGCGATGGCGCGGAGCCGGTGAAGAAGGCATGGGAAACCTATCTCGCCACGCGCAAGGATCTCGGTCGCGATGACAAGCCGGTGACGCTGATGGACATCGCGCTCATCGGCATGCGCGAGCTCAAGAAGTCCGGCGAACTGGATAACCTGGAAGTCTCCGAGGAGGTCAATGCAGCCTCCATCGTCGTCCCGGTGAGCATCGACAACGGCCCCGATGAAGAGTGGCTCGTGATGTTCAAGAACGAGACGCACAACCACCCCACCGAGATCGAGCCTTTTGGCGGTGCCGCGACCTGTCTCGGCGGCTGCATCCGCGATCCACTTTCCGGCCGCTCCTACGTCTATCAGGCGATGCGCGTGACGGGCGCGGGCAATCCTCTCACTCCCTTCGCGGAAACGCTGCCGGGCAAGCTTCCGCAGAAGAAGATCTGCCAGATCGCGGCTCACGGTTACTCCTCCTATGGCAACCAGATCGGTCTCGCGACGGGCCAAGTCTCGGAGGTCTATCACCCCGGCTATGTGGCGAAGCGCCTTGAGATCGGGGCCGTGGTGGCAGCAGCTCCACGCTCACAGGTTTTCCGAGGCACGCCGGCAGCGGGTGATGTGATCCTCCTGATCGGTGGACGCACCGGACGCGATGGCGTGGGCGGTGCCACGGGGTCGTCCAAGGAGCACACGGATACAGCTCTGGAAAACTCCGCCGAGGTTCAGAAGGGCGATGCCCCGACCGAGCGGAAGATCCAGCGGCTTTTCCGCAATCCGGAACTCACCAAGAAGATTAAGATCTGCAACGACTTCGGTGCTGGCGGCGTTTCGGTGGCGATCGGCGAGATCGCTCCGTCGCTCGAGATCGATCTCGATGCAGTGCCGAAGAAGTACGAGGGCTTGGATGGCACGGAGCTGGCAATTTCGGAATCCCAGGAGCGCATGGCCGTGTGCATCGATCCTGCGGATGCGGCCTACTTCATCGCCGAATCCGACAAGGAGAATTTGGAGTGCGTGCACGTGGCCACGGTGACCGATAGCGGCCGCCTGCGCATGAAGTGGCGCGGTAAGACGATCGTCGATCTCAGCCGCGCCTTCCTCGACACGAATGGAGTCCAGCAACTGGCGAAAGTCCACGTGAAGTCTCCGGAAGGCATCTTCCAGTCTGCCTTCAACAACCCTCAATCCGCCACCAAGCTGCTGGCCGATTTGAATCACTGCTCTCAGAAGGGTCTGGGCGAACGCTTCGACTCCTCCGTGGGTGCTGGCACGGTATTGTGGCCCTTCGGTGGCAGGCATCAACTCACGCAACCGGATGCGATGGTGGCGAAGCTCCCGCTTCTGCAGGGCAACACCGATAGCTGCACCTACATGAGCTGGGGCTTCAATCCCTACCTCTCTTCGTGGAGCCCCTTCCACGGCGCCGTCTACGCGGTCACCGAATCCGTCTGCAAGGCGGTCGCTGCTGGAGCACGGCTTTCCGATATCCGCCTGACCTTGCAGGAATATTTCCCGAAGCTCGGCACCGATGCTTCCCGCTGGGGCCTGCCCTTCGCGGCATTGCTCGGCGCCTTCCACGCTCAGCACGGCCTGCGCCTCGCAGCAATCGGCGGCAAGGATTCGATGTCCGGTTCCTTCAACGATCTCGATGTGCCGCCGACGCTGGTGTCCTTCGCTCTCGCACCGGGCAAGGCCAGCCTCGCGATCTCGCCCGAGTTCAAGAAGGCGGGCAGCACGCTCTCGCTGGTGAAAATCTCGCGCGATGACGACCAGCTTCCGAATTACGAAGAGCTTAGGCAGGTGGCGGAAACACTCCACCAGCTGAATGTCGAAGGGAAGATCCTCTCGATGAAGGCTCTGGGATCCGGCGGCCTCATGCATGGCGTGGCCACCAGCAGCTTTGGCAACCGCATCGGTGCCACCATCACCGCCGACCTCGGTGCCTATGCCGAGCGCTATTTCCATTTCCTCGTCGAGCACGATGCGGAGCTTCCCGAGTCCCTGGTCGCTCGCGTGATCGGCGAAACGGTGGCCGAGCCGGCAATCACCTTCCCGGACGAAAGCCACGGCATCGAAGAACTGCAAGCCGCCTGGCTTGGCACGCTGGAGCCGATCTATCCGACCAAGGAAGACTCGAGCGTCGCAAGCACTCCACACCTTTCGCTCGCGGCCTCTTTCTCCGCAACGTCTCACCGCGGTGCTGCGACCAAGCATGCGAAGCCGAAGGTGCTCATCCCGGCTTTCCCTGGAACAAACAGCGAATACGATTCCGCCAAGGCCTTCAATGAAGCCGGTGCCCTTTCCGAGATCCAGGTCTTCCGGAACCTGACACCACGGCATCTGGAAGAGTCACTCGACGCCTTCGCCGCGAAGATCCGCGAATCACAGATCCTGATGTTCCCCGGTGGCTTCAGCGCTGGTGACGAGCCGGACGGTTCGGCAAAGTTCATCGCAACGGTGATCCGCAATCCGAAGGTGGCGGATGCCATCATGGATCTGATCAAGAACCGCGACGGTCTGATCCTCGGCATCTGCAATGGCTTCCAAGCGCTGATCAAGACCGGCCTGGTTCCCTACGGCGAGATCCGCGATCCGCATGCCGATGCGCCGACGCTCACCTTCAATGACATTGGCCGCCACGTCTCGTGCTACGTCACGACGCGCATCGCCAGCACCATGTCACCCTGGATGGCGGGCATGGAAGTAGGCGATCTGCATAGCGTGCCGGTATCGCACGGCGAGGGCAAGTTCCTCGCCAGCCCTGCGGTCATTGCAGAACTCGCTGCGAAGGGTCAGATCGCGACGCAATACGTCGATACCGATGGCGTCTTCTCCATGGAGATTGATACCAACCCGAACGGTTCGCTCTTCGCCATCGAAGGCATCACCAGCCCCTGCGGCAAGGTCTTCGGCAAGATGGCGCACACCGAGCGCAGCGGCACCTTGGTCGGCAAGAACATCCCCGGCGAGAAGCGCCAGCCGATCTTCGCGGCCGGCGTGAAGTGGTTCGCGTAA
- a CDS encoding FKBP-type peptidyl-prolyl cis-trans isomerase, with product MKITSFSLLALGALSIAACKQAEEKSAAGTPAAKTEEKSSAPAAGETAPADAPAASGEATTTASGLKYWVLKRGAGSVSPKATDEVTVHYEGTLLNGTVFDSSLKRGKPISFPLNGVIPGWTEGLQLMKEGDKFKFEIPANLAYGAQSPSPAIPPNSTLVFEVELIKVN from the coding sequence ATGAAGATCACTTCATTCTCCCTGCTCGCCCTTGGCGCCCTTTCCATTGCTGCTTGCAAGCAAGCGGAAGAGAAGAGCGCTGCTGGAACCCCTGCAGCCAAAACCGAGGAAAAATCGTCCGCTCCTGCCGCTGGCGAAACGGCTCCGGCTGACGCGCCTGCGGCGTCCGGGGAGGCAACCACCACCGCAAGTGGCCTGAAGTATTGGGTGTTGAAGCGCGGTGCAGGCAGCGTCTCGCCGAAGGCTACCGATGAGGTGACCGTGCACTACGAAGGCACCCTCCTGAATGGGACGGTATTCGACAGCTCGCTGAAGCGCGGCAAGCCGATCAGCTTCCCCTTGAACGGGGTCATCCCCGGCTGGACCGAAGGCCTGCAGCTCATGAAGGAAGGCGACAAATTCAAGTTCGAGATCCCTGCGAACCTCGCCTACGGCGCCCAGAGCCCCAGCCCCGCGATCCCGCCGAACAGCACGCTGGTCTTCGAGGTGGAGCTCATCAAGGTGAACTGA
- a CDS encoding nucleotide pyrophosphohydrolase codes for MSDSISDLTARIRSFVAAREWQQYHNPKDMAVAIAAEAGELLQHFVWQQPDQVQRRAEEKREEIASEIADVGILLFEMADLLGMNLGEVMEAKIARNEQRYPADKARGNNLKYNEL; via the coding sequence ATGTCCGACTCCATATCTGACCTTACCGCCCGGATCCGCAGCTTTGTCGCGGCCCGGGAGTGGCAGCAGTATCACAACCCGAAGGACATGGCCGTGGCCATCGCTGCCGAAGCCGGGGAACTTCTCCAACATTTCGTCTGGCAGCAGCCGGATCAGGTGCAACGCCGGGCGGAGGAGAAGAGGGAAGAGATCGCTTCCGAGATCGCCGACGTCGGGATCCTGCTATTTGAGATGGCGGATTTGCTGGGGATGAATCTCGGTGAAGTGATGGAAGCGAAGATCGCGCGGAACGAGCAGCGCTACCCTGCCGACAAGGCACGGGGGAATAATCTGAAATATAACGAGCTTTAG
- the msrB gene encoding peptide-methionine (R)-S-oxide reductase MsrB produces MKAALVLATAAMLCACTAEEKDKQAMETASTPPPQPAGKVEKTDDEWKKTLTPEQYRILRQAGTERPNGEVYKEFNKQGAGTYYCAGCGAELFTSKEKFDSHCGWPSFYDPSKAKNVTTKDDFSGGMVRTEVNCAKCGGHLGHVFKGEGFQTPTDQRYCINGVALKFVPAAPEEAKKEEPAKDGKK; encoded by the coding sequence ATGAAAGCCGCCTTGGTGCTCGCGACTGCTGCCATGCTTTGTGCCTGCACTGCGGAGGAAAAGGACAAGCAAGCCATGGAAACCGCATCTACCCCGCCTCCGCAGCCCGCCGGCAAGGTCGAGAAAACCGACGACGAGTGGAAAAAGACTCTCACGCCGGAACAATACCGCATCCTGCGGCAGGCCGGTACCGAGCGTCCCAACGGCGAAGTTTACAAGGAGTTCAATAAGCAAGGTGCCGGCACCTACTACTGTGCTGGCTGCGGGGCCGAACTCTTCACCTCGAAGGAGAAGTTCGACAGCCATTGTGGGTGGCCCTCCTTTTACGACCCATCAAAGGCGAAGAATGTCACGACCAAGGACGACTTTTCCGGGGGCATGGTCCGGACCGAGGTGAACTGTGCCAAGTGCGGCGGCCATCTGGGCCACGTCTTCAAGGGCGAGGGTTTCCAGACCCCGACTGATCAGCGCTATTGCATCAATGGCGTGGCCCTGAAGTTCGTTCCTGCCGCTCCAGAGGAGGCGAAAAAGGAAGAGCCTGCGAAGGACGGAAAGAAATAG